Proteins encoded within one genomic window of Halobacteroides halobius DSM 5150:
- a CDS encoding PilN domain-containing protein has protein sequence MINLLPAELKRKRKRLKLKRYLILLAVILISLLTGINFYLQALIIDTQDDLVKVEEQVRKLKFKADKLEAKVQVLKQQQIISQLSNKLSYTRVVKDLNIIIPPGVWLTGFIINQGKLLVIGEGTNQQIINTIERLAKYPYFKQVNLVSTKEEEEGFQFQVSGRLGYGAQ, from the coding sequence ATGATAAATTTATTGCCCGCAGAGCTTAAAAGAAAGAGAAAAAGGTTGAAGTTAAAAAGATATCTCATTTTATTAGCTGTTATATTAATTAGTTTACTAACCGGGATTAATTTTTATTTACAAGCACTCATAATAGATACTCAAGATGATTTAGTTAAAGTAGAAGAGCAAGTTAGAAAGTTAAAGTTTAAAGCAGATAAGTTAGAGGCTAAGGTGCAAGTATTAAAGCAGCAACAGATCATAAGTCAATTAAGTAATAAACTAAGCTATACTAGAGTAGTTAAGGATTTAAATATTATTATTCCTCCTGGAGTATGGTTAACTGGATTTATTATCAATCAGGGGAAATTATTAGTGATTGGAGAAGGCACTAATCAACAGATAATAAATACTATCGAACGATTAGCTAAGTATCCTTATTTTAAACAAGTAAATTTAGTTTCAACTAAAGAAGAAGAGGAAGGATTTCAATTTCAAGTTTCAGGGAGGCTAGGGTATGGGGCGCAATAG
- the pilO gene encoding type 4a pilus biogenesis protein PilO: MGRNRLVVLTPIIIIIIIYFLLLGPKLTKVVALQEKMEERIKERARLQRLNSNIKAKLKADLPVDSKVELNAKIKLSTFLVKIEKLVTNTKVKLKSLAPQAKKEEKQVVKLPIDLILEGKYSNLVQFLTQLKNLKQFVKIKNLKLIVKQNKLQTHLRLFIYAMSGERND; encoded by the coding sequence ATGGGGCGCAATAGACTAGTAGTATTAACTCCTATCATAATTATAATAATTATCTATTTCTTATTGCTGGGCCCTAAGTTAACAAAGGTAGTGGCTTTACAGGAGAAAATGGAAGAAAGGATCAAAGAAAGAGCTCGTTTACAAAGGTTAAACTCTAATATAAAAGCTAAATTAAAGGCTGATCTGCCAGTTGATTCTAAAGTGGAATTGAATGCAAAAATAAAACTATCAACCTTTTTAGTTAAAATAGAAAAGTTAGTAACTAATACTAAAGTTAAGTTAAAAAGTTTAGCTCCCCAAGCTAAAAAAGAAGAAAAGCAGGTTGTTAAATTACCAATCGATCTAATTTTAGAAGGCAAATATTCTAATTTAGTTCAGTTTCTGACTCAATTAAAGAACTTAAAGCAATTTGTTAAAATAAAAAATCTTAAATTAATTGTCAAACAGAATAAATTGCAGACTCACCTAAGACTTTTTATTTATGCTATGAGTGGTGAGAGAAATGATTAA